The proteins below come from a single Tenuifilum thalassicum genomic window:
- a CDS encoding glycosyltransferase family 2 protein yields the protein MIRSKTVAVVVPAYNEENQIGLVLESMPDFVDRIIVVNDCSTDKTEEVALSYINKIGQSALPIKENPKVNTFYNKANEIVAQFNREEIKYFAPSTVIHNNPNDRLVIISLLKNSGVGGAIARGYKWAKDNNIDCTAVMAGDGQMDPDELYSICEPVINESVDFVKGNRLWHKSARFLMPKKRYIGNSILSILTKVASGYWRVSDTQTGFTAMSNRALNKIDLYKIYPRYGMPNDILVKLNIENCSIKEVEIKPIYFIGETSKMRIGKVIPKISWLLTKSFFKRIWIKYLKRSFHPLFVLYHLGLLLILLSIPFGIKILVKVFNQIDANPVTVLAFALLFISGFQFLLFAMWMDIQDNERLYKD from the coding sequence ATGATAAGAAGTAAGACTGTAGCTGTTGTTGTTCCTGCTTATAACGAAGAAAACCAGATTGGGCTAGTTTTAGAATCAATGCCTGATTTTGTTGATAGAATAATAGTTGTTAACGATTGCTCAACCGATAAAACGGAAGAGGTTGCTTTAAGCTATATAAATAAGATTGGGCAATCGGCTTTACCTATTAAGGAAAATCCCAAGGTTAACACATTTTATAATAAGGCAAATGAAATAGTTGCACAGTTTAATAGGGAAGAAATAAAATATTTTGCGCCATCAACTGTAATTCACAACAACCCCAATGACCGTTTGGTAATTATTAGCTTGCTTAAGAATAGTGGTGTTGGAGGGGCAATAGCCAGAGGTTACAAGTGGGCTAAAGATAACAATATCGACTGCACGGCAGTAATGGCTGGCGATGGTCAAATGGACCCCGATGAACTTTACTCAATTTGTGAACCTGTTATTAACGAGTCAGTCGATTTTGTAAAAGGGAATAGGCTTTGGCATAAAAGTGCTAGGTTTCTTATGCCCAAAAAGAGGTATATAGGGAACTCAATTCTTTCGATTCTAACCAAAGTTGCCTCAGGTTATTGGCGTGTTTCTGATACTCAAACTGGATTTACAGCAATGTCCAACAGGGCTTTAAATAAAATTGATTTGTATAAAATTTATCCCAGATATGGGATGCCTAATGATATACTCGTAAAGTTAAATATCGAAAATTGTTCCATAAAAGAGGTTGAAATAAAACCAATATATTTTATAGGTGAAACCTCAAAGATGAGAATTGGCAAGGTAATTCCAAAAATTTCGTGGTTGTTGACCAAAAGTTTCTTTAAACGAATTTGGATAAAGTACCTAAAAAGAAGTTTTCATCCGCTATTCGTTCTTTATCATTTAGGACTTTTGTTAATTTTATTGTCCATCCCTTTTGGTATAAAGATTTTGGTAAAGGTTTTTAATCAAATTGATGCTAACCCAGTTACGGTATTAGCTTTTGCTCTTTT